The following proteins come from a genomic window of Macaca thibetana thibetana isolate TM-01 chromosome 15, ASM2454274v1, whole genome shotgun sequence:
- the LOC126937333 gene encoding LOW QUALITY PROTEIN: uncharacterized protein C9orf47-like (The sequence of the model RefSeq protein was modified relative to this genomic sequence to represent the inferred CDS: inserted 1 base in 1 codon; deleted 1 base in 1 codon) — protein sequence MKLGTEVASQSRTPDTPNKLEGCSARRLQRGALLCAGVGAGAPAGLAESAAPAWSPGLCVPGGRARRGTRQAPEETSAEKEEAQTKTLSGASRPPTSPSRWLASYKRKWSGSGPTIMIVLILSRIGPNKLSLSAQQAPAQAQTSDPVPSLFPPGRWAPRVGTWGSPDEGRRPRKPVPGTGNKDSGTRRRRQDATEQDPRPGNDVASPETAGLPSPAGIGAQERAPRHRRAPPARMPVAPAPSADREPLQGRGGGXFHRTRSVYNGLELYTWMEVERLFVEKFHQSFSLDN from the exons ATGAAACTTGGGACAGAAGTGGCTTCTCAGAGCCGTACACCAGACACTCCGAACAAGTTGGAAGGCTGCAGTGCCAGGAGACTCCAGA GAGGGGCGCTGCTCTGTGCCGGAGTGGGCGCTGGTGCACCAGCGGGGCTAGCGGAGAGTGCCGCCCCCGCCTGGAGCCCAGGTCTCTGCGTGCCTGGGGGTAGAGCGCGGAGAGGGACCAGGCAGGCGCCGGAGGAGACCAGTGCGGAGAAGGAGGAAGCCCAAACAAAAACGCTGTCCGGCGCCAGCCGCCCACCTACAAGCCCAAGCCGGTGGTTGGCCAGTTACAAAAGGAAATGGTCAGGATCGGGACCAACGATAATGATAGTACTAATTCTATCAAGAATCGGCCCAAACAAACTCTCGCTGTCAGCGCAGCAGGCGCCCGCCCAAGCCCAGACCTCCGACCCGGTTCCGAGCCTGTTCCCGCCGGGTCGCTGGGCGCCCAGGGTCGGCACCTGGGGCTCGCCCGATGAGGGCAGG AGGCCGAGAAAGCCGGTTCCGGGGACAGGGAACAAGGACTCAGGGACCCGAAGGCGGCGGCAGGACGCGACCGAGCAGGACCCCAGGCCCGGGAACGACGTCGCGAGCCCCGAGACTGCCGGGCTTCCCAGCCCAGCTGGCATTGGAGCGCAGGAGCGGGCGCCCCGGCACCGCCGCGCGCCACCCGCCAGGATGCCGGTGGCCCCAGCGCCCTCAGCCGACCGAG AGCCGCTGCAGGGACGCGGAGGAG CTTTCCACCGCACCCGGAGCGTTTACAACGGGCTGGAA CTGTATACCTGGATGGAAGTGGAGAGGCTGTTTGTGGAGAAGTTCCATCAGTCGTTTTCCTTGGACAATTAA